GCTTCCTCCCCTCCTTTTCGGTGAGATTCAGCGCAACGCTTATCTCCGCACTCTGTAGAATGCGTATAATCCATGCAAAACCGCGTATATCTGCTAGGATCGGTAATAGGGGTTCCATCCATATCAACCGTTACACTTGCAATTCCTATTGCCGTAGCAAAATCATCTTGAAATTGCTGCAAAAACCTCAAATCAATAATATCGGTTAACTTCAAATCTTCCAAACTAATATGCTTTGTATGATTCATTACCATCATCGGCTCCTTTTTCAGTCGATTAATTACTATGAAAAACGGTTCTCCTGCGCTAACACGCCTCTTGTTTTCCAGGCTCAAAGTCCCATTCTGCCAAGACTCCAAGTCCCAAAACTCACCATTTTTACGGGGCAAGTGTTAATGTAACATTATTTTATTAAAATGTAAACATTCTCTACACACTATCATTATGAGTTTTTTTGAGTTTTTTTGTATCTTCCCAAAGAAGAGGTTCTAATTATAAAGGATGGCTACACCCCTCCTAAATTTAAGGGTTGTAGCCATTTTTTATAATTTTTATATATTGAGCATTCATTTTCACAGCTACGCCATTTGCCTACGAGCCAAGTTAGCAAACAAACATCGGCTTTGTCCTCGATCACCGCCAGCTCAGTCCCCAATATCGGACTTTAACGTTCCCGCCCTTAGAGCTTAATTTGCTTGCCATAGGTCTCTTTAATTAATAAAGTTGCCCCTAAGCCAAAAAGCAAAACAATTGCACACATTCCAAATGCATTTTGATACGCTTCCGCCGTATAGATTTTCACACCTAGCTCTACAGTTCCCTGCCAGAATTGATCCAGCACCCAGCCAAAAGCTGGTTGCAATAAAGCCGCTCCTAGAAAAGGCGCTGAATTTACTATGCCTGCGCTAATACCTGTCAAATGTGGTTGATTGACTTCTTTGGCACACACAACAGCTACAGATACACCGGATACTCCGATGCCAAAAGAGAAACAAAGTAGCGATAATAGCCATAAAGGTATTTGCGTTCCTCCTAGCGTCAAGCAGATCAAAGCTGCTAAAAACAAGATAGTCGTCACTACATACGGGCAACGCCGTCGCCCAAAACGATCTGAAAAATAGCCCACAAGAGGAGCTCCGACCATGTTCCCCAGAAACATGAGCAGCACTTGATTCGCTGCTTCCACACGAGACATATGCAAAACTTGCATAAAATACGGTACTGCCCATATCCCACTAATCGCCATGTATACGCCAAATACGGCAACTGATGCTAAAAAGGGTGTCCACGTATGCCGATTGCGCAATACGGTAACCAGCCCTACCATCAAGTTGTTTTTCGCTGGAGAAACAGGACTAACCATAGAGCCGCCAAATTCTTGTGTTGCAACTTCCGCCATTGAAGGAAGGCCCTCTTCCTTGGGGTGGTTGCGAATAACAACCCAGCACAAGCTTGCCATAAGTAATGAATATACGGCGACCAAAAAAAATGCAGACCGCCAGCCAGCCGATTCGACCAATACCGCCAAGGGTGTAGCCGACAATAACGAGCCTCCATTCCCCACAAGAGTCAGCAGGCCTAACATCGTCGCAAATTCCCTCATCCGAAACCACTCTGCTTGCAGCTTGACTACATTGACGTACACCACACTCACGCCTAGGCTTGCTAAAAAGCGACCTATATAAAGGCTGTTCAAACTTTCCGACCAGCCGATAATTGCTGCCCCAAACGCTGCGACTACGATAGATGTACTGATAACTAAACGTGGTCCGTAACGATCTGCTAGAATGCCAGATGGAATCTGCATCGCTGCATAGGTATAAAAATAAATGGAAGACAGTATGCCTAATTCAGAAGCTTGAGCAATAGAAAAATCGCGCATCAGGCTATCGGCAACAACCCCAGTCACCGTTCTATGAAAATACGCTGCTAAAAAGGTTACTGCTGCGCATAGCCAAATCCATTTTCGTTTTTTCTCTAACTGTTTTACCCGTTCTAACCAGTTATTATCTTTACTCACTATTTTCACCTTGCATTCTCCAATGATATTCTTGCCAACCTAGCTACTTCTACCTAAGTTTAGTAGAATGATATCGCTGGCTGCCTTTCACAATGGCGCTGTCCCAAAAGATGCGTTAAGAGGAACAACTTATGTTGATTATATCACCAGCGGAAAAGAAAAAGTGACGAAAGAAATGGATCGAATAGTAGTGATGAAACTAGAGATTGAGCACATTCTGGGAAAAAGCAGAAGTCCCCACTAAAAAAGATGCTATCCTCCGCATGATTCGCAAAGGATAGCATCTTTTAGTTAGTTATCTGGATACTGCTGTTACTTCAATTTCAACAAGAGCGTCTTTCGGAAGCCGCGCAACCTCTACACACACACGAGCTGGAAACTTTTCTGTAAAAAACTCTCCATACACTTCATTCATAGCAGCAAAGTCTTCCATGTCCTTTAGAAAAACTCCAGTACGAACAACATCGGAAAACGCTAGTTTGTCTGCCGCCAAAATTGCTTGCAAATTCTCCAGCGACTGTCTTGTCTGCTCCTTGACGCCGCCCTCGGGAAACGCTCCTGTTTCCGGGTTAATCGGCAATTGCCCTGAAATAAAAACAAATCCATTGGCTTTTACGGCTTGTGAATACGGGCCGATCGCGCCTGGCGCTTTTTTCGTATTGATAATTTCCTTCATAAAAAATTACACCTTCTCTTTTATAGTTGGTTGACTGCTTTTTCGATTCGTTCCAGCGCTTCTACCAATCTAGAGCGCGGGCAGGCAATATTCATCCGCATAAATCCAGCCCCGCCAGGCCCAAAGGTAGAACCTTCATTCATTGCAACCTTTGCTTTTTGCAGGAAGAATTGCTGCAATTCTTTTGGCTCCAAGTTTAACGCTTTGCAATTAAGCCACATTAGATACGTTGCCTGCGGATTTCCCATTTTAATTTTGGGTACTCTGGTCTCCAAAAATTCTTTCAGATACTTCCGATTGCCTTCCAGATACTCCAACAACTGATCCGCATAATAATCACAATCGTTATAGCTCACTTCGATGGGAAGCGTTCCAAAAATAGTACGTCCATACGCTTTAAGGCTTTCCAAGGGAGCATAAAACAAGTCATGATTGTTCCGGTTGGGAATGATGACTGCGCCCGTACGTACGCCTGCAATATTAAAGGTCTTACTTGGATTCACGCAAACAACGCAGTTATCCGCTGCTGCTTGAGACAGGCTGCCATACGGGATATGTTTATTCCCGCTATAGACGATATCAGAGTGAATTTCATCGGAAACAACAAATACATTGTACTTCAAGCAAAGCTCGGACATCTTCGTCAGCTCTTCTCTGGTAAAGCACTTGCCCGTCGGGTTGTGTGGGCTGCACAAAAGGAACATCGTAGTTTTCCTCTTTTTGAGCAGTTCTTCTAAATTTTCAAAATCCACATCATAGCTTCCATCTTCCCGCAGGATCAACGGATTGCCAAGAATATGCCTCCCATTATCCGGGATGATCGCATGAAAAGGATGATATGCAGGCATCTGAATAACAACATTATCACCCGGATTCGTGAAAGCATACATAGCATATACAATGGCCGGAATTACCGCAGGCGTATATTCTACCCATTCGGTTTGAACATCCCAGCCAAAGCGTTTCTTCTGCCAGTTTACGATAGATTTTTCAAAAGTATCCAGGTTAGTAGGATACCCGAAAATACCATGTTCGGCACGTTTTACCATCGCATCAATAACAGGCTGCGGGCATTTAAAATCTGTGTCAGCAATCCACATAGGAATTACATCATTGGCATAGGTATTCCATTTTTTACATTCGGTGCCTCTGCGTTCAATGAGTTCATCAAAATTATGCTGCATAAAATCATCTCCTTTTCGTCTACCGCTATATCAATTTTATACTTCGTTTTCTATAGCAATCCCTAGTTTCTTTCTCCAATACCGCGAATATACCGCGCCTAAGGGATTGTGCGCTAAAACCCGATCCTTGGCAACCAAGCACGTTACCGGCACGGTAGCAGCGCTATTAAACAAAGAGTCATGCCCCACACACAGGCCCACACTCACGCAAAATTCTACTTCGTTAGCGGCTAACTCCTTTGCTTGCATAACCGGGTTGCACATGGTCTCTCTAGCGCCTGCTTTAATTTGTTCTAAACCAAGGTTTTCTTTTGCAACTCCGCAGACTTTACAGCAAACCGAGTAGACTTCAAAGGATTTTGAAAAGAATTCTTCTATCACCTTGGCTTCCTTGTTTAAGCCGATGCAGAACGCCATGCCTATTTTTTTATACCCCATGATCTTGCAAAACTCTGCGGTCTCTTCTAAACGCGTCAAATTATTATAGAAGCGTCCTTCGGTACAGGCTGCCGCCTTCATGATTTCCAAGCGCTCGCCTGTATAGGCTTCTTTTACTTCCTCCACCGTACGTTTCGTACAATTCTGCCCTTCCAAATAGCATTTTTTGTGAGTACATTTTGCACATTTCACTTAAAATCGCTCCTTTACGCATGAATAAAAATAAATACTATATTTACAATGGCCGCTACAGCCATTGGTATAGCCGTCCGCTTGACGACCTGTACCGGAGATACGCCTGCAACACCGGCAATCGCTACAATCGCTGCGGTGATAGGAGATACTACGCGTCCAAAACTAGTCATAATCTGCATCGGCAAAACCAATGTAATTACATCAATATGCAAGGATGACGCAATCTTTGGAGCCAACGCTGCAAAAGAAAAGAATGCTGCATTGCCTGAACCCATTAAGAAAGCACACCCTGCAATGACAAGACAGAAGAAGATAATCAGCAGCTCGATTCCCAAGCCCAAGTTTTGAGCGCCGTTTGTCATAAAGTCGACCGCGCCAATTTTGGTCAAACCGGCTGCAAAAACTTCACCTGCTACGATTAAGCTTACTACCGTTGCAAAGCTTTGCCCCATGCCATCATATAAATTTTGCAAGCTTTTCAACACAGTACGATATTCTTTGGTCCGTATATACTCAAAAACCATACTGATAAAGGTACTCAAAAACATGGCCGTAACCACATCCATCTTCACTTTACTATGAAAAAGAGGGCTAAATCCGAGGATCAGCACCATTGGAATAATGGGCAATACCGCATAGATAAGAGGAGGACGATTTTCTTCTGCTCCAGACTCTTCCACAAACTCTTCTTGCCCGGAAAAGCCTTCCTTCTTATCCCACCACTTCTGTACAAAGAAATGCGTAACTCCCAAAATCAACGTCGTTGTAATAAAAATAGGCAACTGATAATCTACAAAGTAAACCGCAGGCTCCATTTTGCATACATTGGCAGCTAAAATCGCATTCCCTGAGCCAGGACCGACATCCATGTATTGCGCACAGCCAATGACCCCTAATGCCGATAGTTTGCTGACCCCTGCCCGGATAAGGATTGGATACAGCATCACCATCAGCAACAGCCCTAGACCAGCATGGCTTGGGATGAAGAGAACCAAAAACTGACTGATAAAGAAACTAAAGACCAAAAGAACATATGGCGATTTGATATATTTGATCGGCGTCGAGACCAATGCAAACAACGACTTGCTGGCGCCTATATATTCCATATATTTTGCAAAACCGGCAATCGACATAATCATAAGCCCTAAACCAGCTACCCGAGAACTCAGTAAAACGCTGATGGTATTAAACACGTCAAGAAAGGCAGACCCGGAAGATTGCTTGCCTTCTAACAACGGACCATGACCCAAAACACACGCGAAAACCAACAGCACCATTCCCGCAATCAACAAGACCGCTTGCGGATAAAACTTTTTCAAAATCATAAAGATAACCCATGCAACTACTAATAATGTAATTACAATTTCCATACCCTATCCCCCTACCTGCACTGCATTATTCTCAATTACGTAGCTTTACCACTCTGCTTCTTCTCACTGCCCACTAAGTGACTTGCTTCTTGAAGATGTTCCATCATCAACTCCCCTGCACGATCTGCATTCTGATTTCGAATTTCCGTTAACAGCTGTTTGTGAAATTCCAAGGCAACATGGCCATGACCCTGGATGCTCAAAGACTTTTTCCTGGAAAGCTTTAATATGCTAGAAAGGTTCTCATGCATTCTGTACAAAACGCGATTATGAGACGCTTTCGTAATAGCCAGATGAAAACGATAAGAAGAAATGGACGCATCGCGATTCAGCAGCAGATCCCGTTCCATATCTAATACCGCTTCCAGCATCTCCTCCAAATCTTCTTCCGTCCGTCTTACTGCTGCTAATTGCGCTGCTTTCACTTCTATAACGACCCGCGCTTCAAACAACTCCTGTAAAAGATCGTTTTCATCTTCTTGCACGGCAAAGGCAACATTGCCCAGCAAATCTTCGGCCTGCAGCTTCTGAATATACACGCCGTCGCCGCGAACACTTTTCAAAATCCCTAAAAACTCTAGCGTTTTCAATGCCTCGCGGACGGGAACCCGGCTCACTCCGTACATTTCCGCTAGCTCCCTTTCAGATGGCAGCTTTTCTCCGGGCTTCAGCTTGCCTTCCAGCACTAACGTACGAATATTTTCAACCACCTGATGGTATAGGCTATTTCCCTCATTGATTTTATTTAGGCTTTTGAACATGCTTGCCCCTCCTTTTGGTATACTGGTATACCAGCGCTTAAAATATAAAAAAACCCGAACATAAATTGCAATTTATCTCCAGGTCATCATCGACTGCACTATGAATTTGTAGAACTTTTCAAAAACTATGCTTTTATAATACGGTACATTAATTTGCATGTCAAGTACCTAAAAATGAAATTCTTTTTCTGATATTCCTTACCGTTTTTAATAAAAAGAACTCCAGCCAAATCTCCAAGGCCTGACTGGAATTCTTTTTCATACACTCGTTACTTATGCCGTCATTTCCCTGGTATCTTTGCCTCACAAGGTACTCCCGCTTGACATTTTGCACAGCCATATCGGGGACTATATTTTTCTTTTTCCATCCCGATATGAAGTCTGCACATTTGATTATCTTTTCCGTTTTTATCGATCGCTTGAGGCGGACATCTTCTAGCGCACGCCATACACTTTGAGCAATACTCGTAAATATCGCTATACTCCCGTTGTGTCGGCTCTAACGAAAAATCAACGATCACACTGCCGAATCGCCCCGCCGAGCCTCGTTTAGTAATGAGAGCTCGACTAAGGCTAAACGTGCCAAGCCCTGCGATAAAAGCGACATGCCGCTCCGACCAATTACTACGCAGGTCCACCACTTCATACCGTTGGTCTTGAATCGGAGCAATGGCCCTGCCTCCGTTTTTTTCAACCATATCCACAATAAATGAACGCAGAGCCTCGTTAAGTATTTCTCCTTCCCAACGTCCATAAAGCCATTCCGTCGCGGTAACTTCAGCAATTCGATTCGCACTGCGAATTCGCTCTGTATACGGAAGAAAGTAAGAAATGACCGATTTAGCTTCTGGCATCCATTCATCCGGAGACTTATGCTGTGGTCCGACGGAAACAGGATTTTTAAGAGCAACCCACAATGGATCGGCTGCGCTGGCAACACCAATCAACGGCGTCTCCCAGATTTTCATTCTGGAAAAAGACGTTGGCGTTGTTGAAATCGTTTCCAGTTTTCCGACGAAGTTTTTAGGATTTGTTAAAACAAACTCATCGATTTGATTCTGTATATCTCGTAAAATCATGGTTTCACTCTTTCTCTTTTCAATCTACCTACCTCGATTTTTTATCTATATTGTCGCTGATTACTAAGGAACCAATGGTATAATTCTTCATTCTTATACACTCCGGCAATGAGATGTCCCTCATTAGGCAAAATCGTAAAACGAGGTGTTCCTCCCTGCTTACGCAATGCGTCAACCATTGCTTCGTCCTTTTTCAATGGCGCTATCGTATCTTTTTCCCCATGAAACGCCCATATTGGCATAGAAATCATTTGCTTATTCCAATTAGTAGGGATTGCTGGAGTGGCAGCTGCCAGAGGGGCTATCGCTGCAAAATACTCCGGATGCTTGGAAGCCAAATACCATGTACCTCTGCCTCCAAGACTCGTTCCGGTTAAGTACACTCGATCCGGGTCGATACGATATTTTTTCAAAACATCATCAAGCAGCGCAGCCAAATTATCCAGCTTATCTGCCCAATCTTCATTGGCGGGACATTGAGGAGCCAAAACCACAAACGGGAAATCGTTTCTTTGTTCTGCAACCCAGGTTGGCCCATATTCTTTTACTAGCTCTAAATTATCTCCACGAAGCGAGCTGCCATGTAAAAATAAAATCAGTGGCCAGTTGGTTGTTGTTTGGGTGTATCGCGCGGGGAATATAAGCAGATACTGCATCTTCTGATTATTGCATGTAAAAACGCCTTTTCTTTCTACAAACCGCTCTGACGGTTCAATCATTTCAAAGGCACTGGTTGAATGTGTCGGCACGGTCTCTCCCTGGGTAATCCTTTGTTCGTCTCCCTGAAAAAGATTAAAGATAAAATAGCTTGCTATTAAACTGACTAGAAAAACAATGACACCTATACTTTTCTTCAAAGTAATATCGCCTTCCCTATAGCAACTGAATACAACTACTTACACTTGTCTGGACGTTGTTTTTCCCCTTAGAAAGTTCCATTCAACTTAGTAAGGCTCTCATCGAAAAATTGGAGCAATATCTTTTGCGCCACTGAAATTTTCCACGAGTTGCCGCCGGGACTTTGACTTTTAGCACGATCTTCCGCCTGGATTCTTATATCGAGATAGTTGTAGTACGTCGGAGCGGTTGCTTTTATGGAATCTTGAAGGCGTTTTCCTGCAAGCCCATCAACAAGCATCGCATTAAGCTCTGCATTTTTCGCATCTTTATTCGCACTCATGCTATTTAGAAACAGAATGGAGGATAACGCCATATTTATCGAATTTTTATAGGTAGTCACCGCAAAAAGAGCATCCTTAGCATAGTTGCTGTCATCGCCTGCCGGATACGTATCAAGAAGCACTTGCAGCGAAGCGGACTGACTGGTTAACGCACTGTTTAAGGCCTTGCCGTCCCAACCTTTTGTCAGTTGACGCTGAATATCCCTCGACTGGTTATACCATCTTAGGAAGTCGGATCTGCGCCCAGCTATGCCAACCCACTTGCTCAGATCGCCTGTACCATATTTTACAGCCGCCTTGCTTTCCGCCTGAAGCTGTTCCATTACACTCAGGCCGGGGTTGCTCTTAGCTCCGGTAATTTTCCATTCGTTTGAAGAAACATAGCTGAAATCGATAAATGTACGGCTATGATTGATGGTCTTACCCAACGTATTGGGAAGTTTCACTTCGCAGGAATATAAAATACTGGCGCTTATTGCATCCGAAGTGGATGTGAGAATCTCAACATCATGCAAAGTATAGTTTTGAGCTGCAAAAAGGCCGTTCCCTATATCTTGATCCGAAGCATTTTGTAAGGTCAAATTAATCTTTCTCACTTTACCGGCATCCCTATCATTGCAGGCTTCGAAGAAAGAAACCAAAGTAAGAATAGCCTGTCGTTCTGCTCCTATAACGCTACTTCCGTCTGTAGCGGGAATGCTCGCAGGCAGGTTGCTGCTAGCTGCGTTTACGCTACTGGCAAAACAACCAACGATTGATAAACTCACTACTATACTACATAACAATGAACGAACTATCTTGTGCATTGACTTGCTCCTCTCTTATTGCACAGGTACATATTCCAATGCAAATAAAAAAATCCTGCAACCTTCTCAAAACTTTGCAGGATTTTGTGTTCTTTCATAAGACAAAAACAGTTCTTTTGTTTATCTGTACCTCGAGGCTATTCCGATACGTTTCTCCGTATCACATATAACAATGTAAAGAGCATCTGTCTAAAACCGCGCTCATTGCACTTAATGACATCATTAGTTCCACAAACCAACTCTTCAATTATCAAACTTTGTTTTGTCTACTTCCAATTTTTCTAAAAGCATCATTATTAATTTGTCCTGGTGAACAAGATGAGCCATTATTACCTTTATTTCTTCCTCCGCCTTGCGATTAATCTGATAATCGATATCCGCAGCGATTCTATCTTTTTCAATACTTCGGTTTTGACTCATCATAACTACCGGTCCAGTATAAGCAGCCTGAAAACTAAGCACAAGGTTAAGAAGTATAAAAGGATATGGATCCCAAGCTTTAAAAAAGGTTTCATCAACAGAAAGATTATACGCTAAAAAAATATTGAAACCGATCCAAACGCCAATAGTGATGCTCTGGTAAATTATAAAAGGCCAACTCCCAACGACTCTAGCAATCCAGTCGGCTACACGCTGACCTATAGTTAACTTTTCACGAAATTCAAGATTAACGTTTTTAATCACATGCCCACTATGGTCATACTTTTCGATCGGCCCTTTTAGATCAGACATATTACTCTTGCCTCCCCTCACACACTTTGATTTTTTTCTTTAAGCTTATTTACAAATTCTTCGCCTGTAATGGTTTCTTTTTCCAGTAAATATCTAGCCAACTCATGCAATTTATCAACATTCTCATTTAAAATACTAGTTGCTTTATCATGTGCCTGCTTAATAATCTCCAGCACCTCTATATCAACCTTCGATGCCGTTTCACTTGAACAGGTCAGCAAAGAGTCACCGCCAAGATATTGGTTTTCAATGCTTTCCAAGGCCATCATATCGAAATTCTTGCTCATACCGAGCCGAGTTACCATGGCCCTGGCAATGCTTGTCGCCTGTTTGATATCGTTAGCAGCGCCGGAAGTAAAGGTCCCAAACGCAAGTTCCTCTGCGGCCCGCCCGCCGGTACAAGTGGTGATCTTATTGAATGCCTCTTCTTTGCTAATTAAAACATGTTCTCCTTCTTCTATCTGCATAGTATAGCCGAGAGTACCGGAAGTTCGCGGAATTATGGTAATTTTATGCACCTGCGCTGATTCAGACTGTTTTGCTGCAACCAATGCGTGTCCAATTTCATGGTAGGCAATAATCTCTTTTTCTTTGGGTGGAATGACTGCGCTTCGTCGCTGATATCCTGCAATAATAACTTCCACACTTTCTTCCAAATCATTCTGACTAACAAACTTCCGCCCATATTTTACCGCACGCAGAGCACTTTCATTGATAATATTGGCAAGTTCCGCACCGGAAGCGCCAGAAGTAGCTCTTGCAACTTCATTAAAATTAATATCCGGCTCCATCTTAACTTTTCGGGCATGAACCAGCAGAATCGCTTCCCGACCAGCAAGATCCGGTAACTCTACAGGAATGCGACGATCAAATCGACCGGGTCTTAGAAGCGCCTTATCCAAAATTTCCGGTCGATTGGTGGCCGCAAGAATTACAACGCCCTTTTTGCCGTCAAACCCATCCATCTCTGTAAGCAATTGATCAAGCGTCTGTTCACGCTCATCATTACTGTTAAAGCCCCGGTTGTCACGTCTTTTGCCGATAGTATCAATCTCGTCGATAAATATAATACAAGGGGCTTTTTCATTGGCCTGTTTAAACATGTCACGCACCTTAGCCGCCCCCATGCCAACAAACATTTCCACAAATTCCGAACCGGAAATAGAGAAAAAAGGAACGTTAGCCTCACCAGCAACAGCCTGTGCCAATAGCGTTTTCCCTGTACCAGGCGGTCCGACAAGCAAGGCGCCTTTAGGAAGGCTCGCGCCAATTTCAGCATATTTCCCCGGATTATGCAAAAAATCAATAATCTCTACAAGAGCTTCTTTCGCCTCGTCTTGCCCTGCTACATCGGCAAAACTCTTGCCGGTCTCTGATTGAGCATAAATTTTCGCATTGCTCTTACCAAAGGTCATGGCATTAATTCCACCGCCCATCCGTTTTTGCAATTGCCTTGCTACGAATTGACCAACTACAATAAAAATGATCAGCGGCAAAATCCACGTGAAAATCAAAGTAACTAAAGGAGATTTCTCCTTGGGAATATCCTGAGAAAAAACCACCCCTGCATTATAAAGCCGATTAACCAATTCTGGATCGGCTATGCGTCCAGTAACATAAGATACCTCTTTGCCAGCTCCGTCTTTAGCCACAAAATTAATTTGGTTATCCTGAATTTCCACTAACGTGACCACACCGCTTTTTATTTGCGTTAGAAAAGCGCCATAATCCACCAACGTGACCTGCGGCCTAAAAAACACAGGGAAAATCAAAAGATTCAGCACTAACATTATCAGCAAAGTAACTGCATAATAATAGAACACTGTCTTTTTCGGCGCTTTTTTCTCTTCCATAAAAACAGCTCCCTCTACATAGCTATTGTAGTTGCTTCCCCTTCACTCAAGGTCCTTGTTTTACCCTTATTTTTTATGTCTCCTTTTCTCTATATTGAAGCATAAACTCCTACGCATCTCCTCAAAAGAAATGATAACAACCGGGCAAAGAGCTATATAAATAAAATCAGACAGCGCCAACGGATGCGTCATAAAAACAGCCGCCAAAAAGGGCACATAAAGCAATGCAATGGTGATGATTAGCTCCGATACAATGCCGACTTGAATAAGAACGTTGCTTTTCAATGAAAACTCCCAAAATGGTAATTTTTCCGAACGACAAACAAATATATTACCTATTTGGCAAGCAATTATGGCGACCATCGCCATAGTCGTAGCTTGCCAGTAGATATCCCGCACAAAAGGCTCTGCGTTGTCGGCAAAAATTTGCGGCGCAATCTGCTGGATGTCAGCCACTGAATATCCGTAATTAGACCAAATCAGAAAAAATCCGCCCATTGACATCACTGCCTCCATCATGCCCAAAAAGCCATAAGATCGAAGCAATAAAGATTGATCAAGCAAATTCCCGGAA
This genomic window from uncultured Anaeromusa sp. contains:
- a CDS encoding MFS transporter, producing the protein MKIVSKDNNWLERVKQLEKKRKWIWLCAAVTFLAAYFHRTVTGVVADSLMRDFSIAQASELGILSSIYFYTYAAMQIPSGILADRYGPRLVISTSIVVAAFGAAIIGWSESLNSLYIGRFLASLGVSVVYVNVVKLQAEWFRMREFATMLGLLTLVGNGGSLLSATPLAVLVESAGWRSAFFLVAVYSLLMASLCWVVIRNHPKEEGLPSMAEVATQEFGGSMVSPVSPAKNNLMVGLVTVLRNRHTWTPFLASVAVFGVYMAISGIWAVPYFMQVLHMSRVEAANQVLLMFLGNMVGAPLVGYFSDRFGRRRCPYVVTTILFLAALICLTLGGTQIPLWLLSLLCFSFGIGVSGVSVAVVCAKEVNQPHLTGISAGIVNSAPFLGAALLQPAFGWVLDQFWQGTVELGVKIYTAEAYQNAFGMCAIVLLFGLGATLLIKETYGKQIKL
- a CDS encoding RidA family protein → MKEIINTKKAPGAIGPYSQAVKANGFVFISGQLPINPETGAFPEGGVKEQTRQSLENLQAILAADKLAFSDVVRTGVFLKDMEDFAAMNEVYGEFFTEKFPARVCVEVARLPKDALVEIEVTAVSR
- a CDS encoding MalY/PatB family protein → MQHNFDELIERRGTECKKWNTYANDVIPMWIADTDFKCPQPVIDAMVKRAEHGIFGYPTNLDTFEKSIVNWQKKRFGWDVQTEWVEYTPAVIPAIVYAMYAFTNPGDNVVIQMPAYHPFHAIIPDNGRHILGNPLILREDGSYDVDFENLEELLKKRKTTMFLLCSPHNPTGKCFTREELTKMSELCLKYNVFVVSDEIHSDIVYSGNKHIPYGSLSQAAADNCVVCVNPSKTFNIAGVRTGAVIIPNRNNHDLFYAPLESLKAYGRTIFGTLPIEVSYNDCDYYADQLLEYLEGNRKYLKEFLETRVPKIKMGNPQATYLMWLNCKALNLEPKELQQFFLQKAKVAMNEGSTFGPGGAGFMRMNIACPRSRLVEALERIEKAVNQL
- a CDS encoding DUF1847 domain-containing protein, which produces MKCAKCTHKKCYLEGQNCTKRTVEEVKEAYTGERLEIMKAAACTEGRFYNNLTRLEETAEFCKIMGYKKIGMAFCIGLNKEAKVIEEFFSKSFEVYSVCCKVCGVAKENLGLEQIKAGARETMCNPVMQAKELAANEVEFCVSVGLCVGHDSLFNSAATVPVTCLVAKDRVLAHNPLGAVYSRYWRKKLGIAIENEV
- the dcuC gene encoding C4-dicarboxylate transporter DcuC; its protein translation is MEIVITLLVVAWVIFMILKKFYPQAVLLIAGMVLLVFACVLGHGPLLEGKQSSGSAFLDVFNTISVLLSSRVAGLGLMIMSIAGFAKYMEYIGASKSLFALVSTPIKYIKSPYVLLVFSFFISQFLVLFIPSHAGLGLLLMVMLYPILIRAGVSKLSALGVIGCAQYMDVGPGSGNAILAANVCKMEPAVYFVDYQLPIFITTTLILGVTHFFVQKWWDKKEGFSGQEEFVEESGAEENRPPLIYAVLPIIPMVLILGFSPLFHSKVKMDVVTAMFLSTFISMVFEYIRTKEYRTVLKSLQNLYDGMGQSFATVVSLIVAGEVFAAGLTKIGAVDFMTNGAQNLGLGIELLIIFFCLVIAGCAFLMGSGNAAFFSFAALAPKIASSLHIDVITLVLPMQIMTSFGRVVSPITAAIVAIAGVAGVSPVQVVKRTAIPMAVAAIVNIVFIFIHA
- a CDS encoding FadR/GntR family transcriptional regulator translates to MFKSLNKINEGNSLYHQVVENIRTLVLEGKLKPGEKLPSERELAEMYGVSRVPVREALKTLEFLGILKSVRGDGVYIQKLQAEDLLGNVAFAVQEDENDLLQELFEARVVIEVKAAQLAAVRRTEEDLEEMLEAVLDMERDLLLNRDASISSYRFHLAITKASHNRVLYRMHENLSSILKLSRKKSLSIQGHGHVALEFHKQLLTEIRNQNADRAGELMMEHLQEASHLVGSEKKQSGKAT
- a CDS encoding epoxyqueuosine reductase codes for the protein MILRDIQNQIDEFVLTNPKNFVGKLETISTTPTSFSRMKIWETPLIGVASAADPLWVALKNPVSVGPQHKSPDEWMPEAKSVISYFLPYTERIRSANRIAEVTATEWLYGRWEGEILNEALRSFIVDMVEKNGGRAIAPIQDQRYEVVDLRSNWSERHVAFIAGLGTFSLSRALITKRGSAGRFGSVIVDFSLEPTQREYSDIYEYCSKCMACARRCPPQAIDKNGKDNQMCRLHIGMEKEKYSPRYGCAKCQAGVPCEAKIPGK
- a CDS encoding prolyl oligopeptidase family serine peptidase produces the protein MKKSIGVIVFLVSLIASYFIFNLFQGDEQRITQGETVPTHSTSAFEMIEPSERFVERKGVFTCNNQKMQYLLIFPARYTQTTTNWPLILFLHGSSLRGDNLELVKEYGPTWVAEQRNDFPFVVLAPQCPANEDWADKLDNLAALLDDVLKKYRIDPDRVYLTGTSLGGRGTWYLASKHPEYFAAIAPLAAATPAIPTNWNKQMISMPIWAFHGEKDTIAPLKKDEAMVDALRKQGGTPRFTILPNEGHLIAGVYKNEELYHWFLSNQRQYR
- a CDS encoding DUF1003 domain-containing protein, producing MSDLKGPIEKYDHSGHVIKNVNLEFREKLTIGQRVADWIARVVGSWPFIIYQSITIGVWIGFNIFLAYNLSVDETFFKAWDPYPFILLNLVLSFQAAYTGPVVMMSQNRSIEKDRIAADIDYQINRKAEEEIKVIMAHLVHQDKLIMMLLEKLEVDKTKFDN